Proteins found in one Paenibacillus sp. FSL R10-2782 genomic segment:
- the rbfA gene encoding 30S ribosome-binding factor RbfA: MAKIRTGRVGEQIKKELSQLIQTELKDPRIGFITVTGVDLTNDLSQAKIYLSVLGDEEQKTSSLKALDKANGYLRSELGKRIRLRHIPELIFKIDESIAYGSRIEKLLSDIDKDEK; this comes from the coding sequence ATGGCTAAAATACGTACTGGTCGGGTTGGCGAGCAGATTAAAAAAGAGCTGAGCCAACTCATACAGACCGAATTAAAAGATCCCCGTATCGGTTTTATTACGGTAACGGGTGTTGATCTGACAAACGATTTGTCCCAAGCGAAAATATACTTGAGCGTGCTTGGGGATGAAGAGCAAAAAACTTCTTCCCTGAAAGCATTGGACAAAGCGAACGGTTATCTTCGTTCCGAACTTGGCAAACGGATACGGCTTCGCCATATTCCTGAGCTGATTTTCAAAATTGACGAATCTATCGCTTATGGCAGCCGGATTGAAAAGCTGCTAAGTGATATCGACAAGGATGAAAAATAG
- a CDS encoding bifunctional oligoribonuclease/PAP phosphatase NrnA, which translates to MHTYEQALQQAKEFILEHDDYLIVSHVQPDGDAVSSTVTVGWLLSCLGKKFTMLNEGPIPKRMDFLWHADEIMDMSQQPPERKYNRIICVDCADFRRVGLTDQFFAEDAIILNIDHHPTNDAYGTVNVIKSDAAATAEILFDLLEKFAIKWDVEVATAVYTGLLTDTGGFRYSNTSPKVMSTVSQLLAYGVDGPYLSESLLEEMTFPQMKVLTKALQTLKISEDGKIAWVVVTPDDMKECGAVNEDLEGIVNYPRNICGVEVGIFFKVISDQAVKASLRSAGNVNVAALAQSFGGGGHVRAAGCRLEGKLEDIIEVVVGRVMAEL; encoded by the coding sequence ATGCATACCTATGAACAGGCGCTTCAACAAGCGAAGGAATTTATTCTGGAGCATGATGATTACCTGATCGTATCGCATGTACAGCCGGACGGAGACGCAGTCAGCTCCACCGTAACGGTGGGCTGGCTTCTCTCATGTCTGGGGAAGAAATTTACCATGCTGAATGAGGGGCCTATTCCCAAACGCATGGATTTTTTATGGCATGCCGATGAGATTATGGATATGAGCCAGCAACCGCCGGAACGGAAATACAACCGGATTATTTGTGTAGATTGTGCAGATTTCCGTCGTGTTGGTCTGACAGATCAGTTTTTTGCGGAAGATGCCATCATTTTGAATATTGATCATCATCCGACGAATGATGCGTATGGCACGGTTAATGTAATTAAGTCGGATGCTGCGGCAACGGCAGAAATTCTTTTTGATTTACTGGAAAAGTTTGCGATCAAATGGGATGTTGAAGTGGCGACGGCTGTATATACCGGACTGCTGACGGACACAGGAGGGTTCAGGTATTCGAATACTTCTCCTAAGGTCATGTCTACGGTGTCACAGCTGCTTGCCTATGGGGTAGACGGTCCCTATCTATCGGAGAGTCTGCTGGAAGAAATGACCTTCCCGCAAATGAAGGTGCTGACTAAAGCATTGCAAACGCTCAAGATTTCGGAGGATGGTAAAATCGCCTGGGTGGTTGTAACTCCTGACGATATGAAGGAATGCGGAGCTGTTAATGAGGATTTGGAAGGTATCGTCAATTATCCGAGAAATATTTGTGGCGTTGAAGTAGGCATTTTCTTTAAAGTGATTAGTGATCAAGCGGTCAAAGCCAGTCTGAGATCGGCAGGTAACGTTAACGTAGCTGCGCTTGCCCAATCATTTGGGGGCGGGGGACACGTACGTGCTGCAGGTTGTCGTCTGGAGGGTAAGCTGGAGGATATTATCGAGGTCGTTGTAGGGCGGGTGATGGCCGAGCTATGA
- the truB gene encoding tRNA pseudouridine(55) synthase TruB yields MKPIKQEQANWEGVLPVYKPAGFTSHDVVAKARRLLGMKRIGHTGTLDPQVTGVLPLCLGRATRVVEYMQELPKEYHATLRLGLATDTEDLTGTITEECDRPVEVTEEEAKAVLERFVGTISQVPPMYSALKVEGKRLYELAREGKTVERKSREVTIYELEMTGFAETGSHVDISFRALCSKGTYIRTLCVDIGRKLGYPSTMAKLERTMSAGIPANRCLTFEEIERYVADGSLGERLIATDEAIDYMPDHTVAEVKAAAALQGQRLSLSMISPPVTDSQPFRLYKEDRTFLGVYGRDESGAIAPIKVFLP; encoded by the coding sequence ATGAAACCGATAAAGCAGGAACAAGCAAATTGGGAAGGCGTGCTACCCGTCTACAAACCCGCTGGATTCACCTCTCATGATGTGGTGGCCAAGGCTCGCCGTTTGCTGGGAATGAAGCGAATCGGACATACCGGAACACTTGATCCTCAGGTGACGGGCGTGCTGCCGTTGTGTCTGGGACGTGCTACCCGGGTAGTTGAATACATGCAGGAGCTACCTAAGGAATACCATGCAACGTTACGCTTGGGACTTGCCACGGATACGGAGGACCTTACGGGGACGATTACCGAAGAGTGTGACCGTCCGGTAGAGGTCACAGAAGAGGAAGCCAAAGCGGTTCTGGAGCGTTTTGTCGGTACGATTTCCCAAGTGCCGCCAATGTACTCGGCCCTCAAAGTGGAAGGCAAACGTCTATATGAGCTGGCCCGAGAAGGCAAAACCGTGGAGCGTAAAAGCCGTGAAGTGACCATTTACGAGCTGGAAATGACGGGATTCGCGGAGACGGGATCCCATGTGGATATTTCTTTTCGTGCATTATGCTCTAAAGGAACTTATATCCGTACGCTCTGCGTCGATATCGGCCGCAAATTGGGATATCCTTCGACGATGGCCAAGCTGGAACGAACCATGTCTGCGGGGATTCCTGCCAATCGTTGTTTAACATTCGAAGAAATTGAACGCTACGTAGCGGATGGCAGCCTGGGTGAGCGGCTTATTGCCACTGATGAGGCCATTGACTATATGCCTGATCATACAGTGGCCGAAGTGAAGGCAGCTGCCGCTCTCCAAGGTCAGCGCTTGTCGCTGAGCATGATTTCTCCCCCTGTGACGGACAGCCAGCCCTTCCGGTTGTATAAAGAGGATCGAACGTTTTTGGGCGTATATGGACGGGATGAATCAGGGGCTATCGCGCCAATTAAAGTTTTTTTACCTTGA
- a CDS encoding bifunctional riboflavin kinase/FAD synthetase yields the protein MITVSLSYPLSDELLHQWGRSQVTAIGQFDGLHLGHASVIRKAVELAREQKLPVSVMTFHPHPKEVMKKGDYEGYLTPLVDKQDILADMGVDVLYILRFDEDFSKVSPEAFITDILLPLQIQTAVVGFDFRFGYRGAGHEHTLRELGGERMSVHTVPSFELDGEKVSSSSIRRALQTGDLTHASRWLGRSYHIRGTVMDGEKRGRTIGFPTANLKLDDTYVIPVKGVYAVRALVGERWRSGVMNVGVKPTFHEGVLNPSFEVHLFDFDQQIYGEPVLVELHHYIRPERKFSSVDELITQIGNDVQTAKKLLG from the coding sequence ATGATTACCGTATCGTTATCTTATCCATTGAGCGATGAGCTTCTGCACCAATGGGGACGTTCACAGGTCACGGCGATCGGTCAGTTCGACGGTCTTCATCTCGGACACGCAAGTGTCATACGCAAGGCTGTCGAGCTGGCTCGGGAGCAGAAATTGCCGGTATCTGTTATGACATTTCATCCTCACCCGAAGGAAGTCATGAAAAAAGGAGACTATGAAGGCTATTTGACCCCGCTTGTGGACAAGCAGGATATTTTAGCTGATATGGGTGTGGACGTGCTTTATATTTTGAGATTTGACGAGGACTTTTCCAAAGTCAGCCCTGAGGCGTTCATCACGGACATCTTGCTTCCACTGCAGATTCAAACGGCGGTGGTGGGCTTTGATTTCCGGTTTGGCTACCGGGGAGCCGGACATGAGCATACACTTCGGGAACTGGGAGGAGAACGTATGTCCGTCCACACCGTACCGTCATTTGAGCTGGATGGGGAAAAAGTGAGCAGCTCCAGCATCCGCCGTGCCTTGCAGACAGGGGATTTAACGCATGCCTCTCGCTGGCTGGGACGATCTTACCACATTCGGGGCACCGTAATGGATGGAGAGAAGCGTGGGCGCACCATCGGCTTCCCAACAGCCAATCTCAAGCTGGATGATACTTACGTAATTCCAGTCAAGGGCGTATATGCCGTACGGGCACTGGTGGGTGAGCGTTGGAGAAGCGGGGTAATGAATGTAGGGGTTAAGCCTACTTTTCATGAAGGTGTGCTGAATCCGTCGTTTGAGGTTCATCTGTTTGATTTTGACCAGCAGATTTATGGCGAACCTGTGCTGGTTGAGCTTCATCATTACATCCGTCCTGAACGCAAATTCTCTTCGGTGGACGAGCTGATTACCCAAATTGGCAATGACGTACAAACGGCTAAAAAGCTGTTAGGCTAA
- the rpsO gene encoding 30S ribosomal protein S15 produces MALTQERKQQLIEEYKTHESDTGSAEVQIAILTENIVNLQSHFRSHKKDHHSRRGLLKMVGQRRKLLAYLKKTDVRRYSALIERLGLRR; encoded by the coding sequence ATGGCATTGACTCAAGAGCGTAAACAGCAATTGATCGAGGAGTACAAAACTCATGAATCCGATACAGGATCTGCAGAGGTACAAATCGCTATCCTTACTGAAAACATCGTTAACTTGCAAAGCCACTTTCGTTCGCATAAGAAAGACCATCACTCCCGCCGCGGGTTGTTGAAAATGGTCGGTCAGCGTCGTAAACTTTTGGCTTACCTGAAGAAGACTGATGTTAGACGTTACAGTGCGTTGATCGAGCGTCTCGGACTGCGTCGTTAA